The following proteins come from a genomic window of Myxococcus stipitatus:
- a CDS encoding site-specific integrase: MSPSPIVLASSAAVVPTEDLYASAREYAAAARAPRTLKEYQRDWDTFSTWCAEKSLVALPALPSTLALYCTARAKSGKKVSTIQRGLSAIAQVHLAAGLPSPRDDESVRTVLKGIRRKHGIAQDQKAPLLPAHLRSVSSALPESALGHRDRALLFLCFAGAFRREELCSLNLEDLSFTDAGVEVRLRKSKTDQEAAGARKGIPFGSNPETCPVVALRLWLKVLHLQVLGTGVPVPSPALAATPLFRPINRHSTIAATRLTPGSVARIVKRSAEAIGLDPAHYSGHSPRAGLITAAVRAGKPLPTIMRQTGQRSVATLARYVRESDLFAENAAANVGL, from the coding sequence TTGAGCCCCTCTCCCATCGTCCTCGCTTCGTCGGCGGCCGTCGTTCCGACGGAGGACCTCTACGCGTCAGCGCGTGAATACGCTGCCGCAGCTCGAGCTCCGCGGACCCTCAAGGAGTACCAGCGCGACTGGGACACCTTCTCCACCTGGTGCGCCGAGAAGTCTCTCGTCGCTCTCCCGGCCCTCCCTTCCACGCTCGCCCTCTACTGCACGGCTCGCGCGAAGAGCGGAAAGAAGGTCTCCACCATCCAGCGGGGCCTTTCGGCCATCGCCCAGGTCCACCTTGCTGCCGGCCTCCCATCCCCTCGTGACGACGAGTCGGTGAGAACTGTCCTCAAGGGCATCAGGCGGAAGCATGGCATCGCCCAGGACCAGAAGGCCCCCCTCCTCCCCGCTCACCTCCGCAGCGTCTCCTCAGCACTTCCAGAATCCGCGCTCGGCCACCGCGACCGTGCTCTCCTCTTCCTCTGCTTCGCCGGCGCCTTCCGGCGCGAGGAGCTCTGCTCCCTCAACCTCGAGGACCTCTCCTTCACGGATGCTGGTGTCGAGGTCCGCCTGCGCAAGTCGAAGACGGACCAGGAGGCCGCCGGCGCTCGCAAGGGCATCCCCTTCGGCTCCAACCCGGAGACCTGTCCTGTCGTCGCTCTCCGCCTCTGGTTGAAGGTCCTCCACCTCCAGGTGCTCGGCACTGGTGTCCCCGTCCCCTCACCAGCTCTCGCCGCGACTCCCCTCTTCCGCCCCATCAACCGCCACTCCACGATTGCCGCCACGCGGCTCACACCCGGCAGCGTCGCGCGCATCGTGAAGCGCTCCGCCGAGGCTATCGGCCTCGACCCAGCGCACTACAGCGGCCACTCTCCTCGCGCTGGCCTCATCACCGCGGCGGTCCGCGCTGGGAAGCCTCTGCCGACCATCATGCGGCAGACCGGACAGCGGAGTGTCGCGACACTCGCCCGCTATGTCCGCGAGAGCGACCTCTTCGCCGAGAACGCCGCCGCCAACGTCGGCCTCTGA
- a CDS encoding DUF4145 domain-containing protein encodes MAKGYAGRDVRALIAYCPHCTRPTYFEGLTGLLLPEEHSLTLQVPSVHPGEDLRFLPPEIAPLYDEARRCMSVRAFTATAHLCRKLLINIAVAEGLPPPHNVKFIEAINYLEQHNIIPRNARSVLDRIRVIGNAAAHELPQVTEADAHASLFLTAATLRNLYDVAAVAKAKP; translated from the coding sequence ATGGCGAAAGGGTACGCAGGCCGCGACGTCCGCGCGCTCATCGCCTACTGCCCTCACTGCACCCGCCCCACCTACTTTGAGGGCCTCACTGGGCTCCTGCTACCCGAAGAGCATTCCCTCACTCTTCAGGTGCCCTCAGTCCATCCTGGTGAGGACCTCCGCTTCCTCCCACCAGAGATCGCACCTCTCTACGACGAGGCACGCCGCTGCATGTCCGTTCGGGCTTTCACCGCAACCGCCCATCTCTGCCGGAAGCTCCTCATCAACATCGCCGTCGCCGAGGGGCTCCCCCCGCCTCACAACGTCAAGTTCATCGAGGCAATCAACTACCTCGAGCAGCACAACATCATCCCTCGCAACGCCCGCAGCGTTCTCGATCGCATTCGCGTCATTGGCAATGCTGCCGCCCACGAGCTCCCTCAGGTGACGGAAGCGGATGCACATGCCTCTCTCTTCCTCACTGCGGCCACCCTCCGAAATCTGTACGACGTTGCCGCCGTAGCGAAGGCGAAGCCGTAG
- the topA gene encoding type I DNA topoisomerase: protein MKLVVVESPNKKKSIQKYLGDGYTVEATVGHFRDLPKEELGVDLNTFDPTYVVTEGKEAVLSRLKAVAAKADEVILATDADREGEAIAWHIAEVLRLKKPKRVKFIEITAKALTAAVAAPGSIDQALVDAQQARRILDRIVGFQASPLLSPFGSGNSAGRVQSATLHLVCARELAREAFKVKPYWTLSSSYTNGLSAKYGSVSEEGKVEDTRFETEEEARAVEQRARGPHTVTGLEKKPAARKPKPPFTTSTLQQAASVALHLSPDATMSLAQSLFEKGAITYHRTDSTALSEDAIEMARAFIARDYPEALPSSPPRYAPKGDAQGAHEAIRPTTLDVVVPEDLTEEESSLYELIRLRFLCCQCKPAELETTIVSLTGPGATIWRARGSILRFPSFLKYLNKDEDETSDEEEPRLPQVAQGEVLDLKDIVVTKRETTPPPRFTKATLVKEMERVGIGRPSTYAATLEVLFEKRKYLAEEKSFVVPTQKGRLIDEALASAFADLVSADYTAKLEVVLDQISEGAKKWQPELRSWYAGFTSLIAAAPPKVAAVVTAHPELAATLPQAPRATDKQCPLCTKQLFQRSSKGRDFLSCSGYPACTFIADVSFKPHTSPCPVCAAPMIEQAGKYGPYARCTKKGCEGKKDLTEATGEPCPICSSPTKDRGDFLSCSKFPECKGSWDKKGLAEAKKANHTCSKCKRLLVPKKNQKGKFWGCSGYPACSHIESSLSEEPKRGRAPATRKK from the coding sequence ATGAAGCTGGTAGTGGTGGAGTCACCGAACAAGAAGAAGTCGATTCAGAAGTACCTCGGCGATGGCTACACGGTTGAGGCCACGGTTGGCCACTTCCGAGACCTTCCGAAGGAAGAGCTCGGCGTCGACCTCAACACCTTCGACCCGACCTACGTCGTCACCGAAGGGAAGGAAGCCGTCCTCTCTCGGCTCAAGGCTGTCGCCGCCAAGGCGGACGAAGTCATCCTGGCGACGGACGCCGACCGTGAGGGGGAAGCCATCGCTTGGCACATTGCCGAAGTGCTCCGGCTCAAGAAGCCGAAGCGCGTGAAGTTCATCGAAATCACCGCCAAGGCACTCACGGCCGCCGTCGCAGCTCCGGGCTCGATTGACCAGGCGCTCGTGGACGCGCAACAAGCACGTCGCATCCTGGACCGAATCGTCGGCTTCCAGGCGTCCCCTCTGCTCAGCCCCTTCGGCAGCGGCAACTCTGCCGGCAGAGTCCAGAGCGCCACTCTCCACCTTGTGTGCGCTCGCGAGCTCGCCCGCGAAGCCTTCAAGGTGAAGCCCTACTGGACGCTCTCCTCGAGCTACACCAACGGCCTCTCGGCGAAATACGGAAGCGTCTCCGAAGAGGGGAAGGTCGAGGACACCCGCTTCGAGACGGAGGAGGAGGCACGCGCCGTCGAACAGCGCGCACGCGGGCCTCACACCGTCACCGGGCTCGAAAAGAAGCCCGCTGCACGGAAGCCAAAGCCCCCCTTCACAACCTCCACCCTCCAGCAAGCTGCGTCAGTGGCTCTCCACCTCAGCCCTGATGCCACCATGTCGCTTGCGCAGTCGCTCTTCGAGAAGGGCGCCATCACCTACCACCGGACCGACTCGACTGCCCTCTCCGAGGATGCAATCGAGATGGCGCGCGCCTTCATCGCCCGCGACTACCCCGAGGCTCTTCCCTCTTCGCCGCCCCGCTATGCCCCCAAGGGTGACGCGCAAGGCGCCCATGAGGCCATCCGCCCGACCACTCTCGACGTTGTCGTCCCGGAGGACCTCACCGAGGAGGAAAGCTCCCTCTACGAGCTCATCCGCCTCCGCTTCCTCTGCTGCCAGTGCAAGCCGGCCGAGCTCGAGACGACCATCGTCTCTCTGACTGGACCTGGCGCAACCATCTGGCGCGCACGAGGTTCCATCCTTCGCTTCCCCTCGTTCCTCAAGTACCTCAACAAGGACGAGGACGAGACGAGCGACGAGGAGGAGCCGCGCCTTCCGCAGGTTGCTCAGGGAGAGGTGCTCGACCTGAAGGACATCGTCGTCACCAAGCGCGAGACCACCCCTCCTCCGCGATTCACGAAGGCAACTCTTGTGAAGGAGATGGAGAGGGTCGGCATCGGTCGTCCGAGCACCTACGCCGCGACGCTCGAAGTCCTCTTCGAGAAACGCAAGTACCTCGCAGAGGAGAAGAGTTTCGTCGTGCCTACCCAGAAGGGACGGCTCATCGACGAAGCCCTGGCTTCCGCATTCGCCGACCTGGTCTCGGCCGACTACACCGCCAAGCTCGAGGTTGTCCTCGACCAGATTTCCGAGGGGGCGAAGAAGTGGCAGCCCGAGCTCCGGAGTTGGTACGCGGGATTCACCTCTCTCATCGCAGCGGCACCCCCGAAGGTTGCCGCTGTCGTCACCGCGCACCCCGAGCTCGCGGCAACCCTCCCGCAAGCGCCGCGGGCCACTGACAAGCAGTGCCCGCTCTGCACCAAGCAGCTCTTCCAACGCTCATCCAAGGGACGCGACTTCCTCTCGTGCTCTGGCTACCCCGCCTGCACCTTCATCGCTGACGTCTCCTTCAAGCCACACACCTCACCGTGCCCGGTGTGTGCCGCCCCCATGATTGAGCAGGCTGGAAAGTATGGGCCCTATGCCCGGTGCACCAAGAAGGGATGCGAGGGGAAGAAGGACCTCACCGAAGCCACTGGAGAGCCCTGCCCCATTTGCAGCTCCCCAACGAAGGACCGCGGGGACTTCCTCTCGTGCTCCAAGTTCCCCGAGTGCAAGGGCTCCTGGGACAAAAAGGGGCTCGCCGAAGCGAAAAAGGCGAACCACACCTGCTCGAAGTGCAAGCGACTCCTCGTCCCCAAGAAGAACCAAAAAGGGAAGTTCTGGGGGTGCAGCGGCTACCCCGCCTGCTCGCACATCGAATCCTCGCTCTCCGAGGAGCCGAAGCGCGGGCGTGCACCCGCAACCCGCAAGAAGTGA
- a CDS encoding protein kinase domain-containing protein yields the protein MIDDDIPPEMPELDEDLLDSLALSELDESEPLPPLLPPPPPIPPGEEPPPPAPKTSTRTGQTLTTPAGPFTILRRLGAGGMGEVFLARKQGSASWNKDVALKRIVTSLRREDDIRKLFVDEARLAAHLNHPGIASVFDLIEREHSYILVMEFIPGNSVRELLNLALMKRTSFSEGFALYITSQTADALAYAHELIVDGKHLGIVHRDVSPQNLMLTTSGAVKLLDFGVAFSHLEGRDKTQTGIVKGKTSYMSPEQATGAEGVDGRSDQFALAIVAVELLTGKRLFDSPTKNETSTLLRIASCPPDLIASGLSSLSPALAPIFAKALSKHPDERWPTCLAFAEALRDHLLAQQVRFGPAQALAELSRIRALPDAAATVASGAPRAVSVPPAPPAPPLQPRAEAPPAPAPAPVASPPAPPAAVPASPPKSPEKHQEEADSVSISVVPPSPAAPAGPGATTQARQKLTRDALYSPPKARRTGVIVPVVGFVAVAAITLIAVRLLTSSSSGSAAPASVEEMKTPAQQRAERELEEKQLTATGSTPPTLTDAPQPSQQPAESPSAPPNLAPAAPAPQPTLASSENAPAQQRTRPRAPSTSRTQAQAVPAATSPTTPFPAAATASAAPPLRDLSFRSSAGTGAPSSAPPSGNGSALGVPRGAQVAVRLDGVADPVTPGPVTVILTKPLLIGGRTVIPQGARAVCDVGSVTSSRLAVTCDTLNIGGQAHAFSGLLYGLDGRAGLPISISGGTESTTANAAVSTGERVTRSIRPGGVVGELVDGLTDAAGNTARRATSPSATTMSAVPRGTSASLFVVQAF from the coding sequence ATGATTGACGACGACATCCCCCCTGAAATGCCCGAGCTGGACGAGGACCTCCTCGATTCGCTTGCTCTCTCCGAGCTCGACGAATCCGAGCCTCTTCCACCACTCCTTCCGCCGCCCCCTCCGATTCCACCTGGAGAGGAGCCCCCACCGCCCGCGCCGAAGACCTCGACGCGTACCGGCCAAACGCTCACGACACCAGCCGGCCCCTTCACCATCCTCCGCCGCCTTGGCGCCGGAGGAATGGGCGAGGTCTTCCTGGCGCGAAAGCAAGGCTCCGCGTCCTGGAACAAGGACGTCGCGCTCAAGAGAATCGTCACCTCACTGCGTCGTGAGGATGACATCCGCAAGCTCTTCGTCGACGAGGCACGCCTTGCGGCTCACCTCAACCACCCGGGAATCGCCTCGGTCTTCGACCTCATCGAGCGCGAGCATAGCTACATCCTGGTGATGGAGTTCATCCCGGGAAACTCTGTCCGAGAGCTTCTCAACCTCGCCCTCATGAAGCGAACCAGCTTCTCCGAGGGATTCGCCCTCTACATCACGTCCCAGACGGCCGACGCACTCGCCTACGCCCACGAGCTCATCGTCGACGGAAAGCACTTGGGCATCGTCCACCGGGACGTCTCGCCGCAGAATCTCATGCTCACCACATCGGGAGCTGTGAAGCTGCTCGACTTCGGCGTTGCCTTCTCGCACCTGGAAGGCCGCGACAAAACGCAGACCGGGATTGTGAAGGGCAAAACCTCTTACATGTCGCCGGAACAGGCCACCGGCGCGGAGGGCGTCGACGGCCGGAGCGACCAGTTCGCTCTCGCCATCGTCGCCGTCGAACTCCTCACCGGAAAGCGCCTCTTCGACTCGCCGACCAAGAACGAGACCTCCACTCTCCTGCGAATTGCGAGCTGTCCGCCCGACTTGATTGCGTCCGGACTCTCCTCGCTCTCCCCTGCCCTCGCTCCCATCTTCGCGAAGGCTCTTTCTAAGCACCCCGACGAGCGCTGGCCGACCTGCCTCGCATTCGCCGAGGCACTTCGCGACCACCTCCTCGCTCAACAGGTCCGCTTCGGCCCCGCCCAGGCACTCGCCGAACTCTCCCGCATTCGCGCTCTCCCTGACGCGGCGGCCACAGTCGCCTCAGGCGCTCCTCGCGCAGTTTCCGTTCCACCTGCGCCTCCAGCGCCTCCTCTCCAACCTCGTGCCGAAGCTCCTCCGGCTCCAGCTCCGGCGCCTGTCGCTTCCCCACCAGCACCACCCGCAGCCGTCCCCGCCTCACCACCGAAGTCGCCTGAGAAGCACCAGGAGGAGGCGGACTCCGTCTCCATCTCCGTCGTTCCTCCCTCCCCCGCAGCCCCCGCGGGGCCAGGTGCGACCACGCAAGCCCGCCAAAAACTGACGCGAGACGCGCTCTATTCGCCTCCGAAGGCGCGCCGAACAGGCGTCATCGTCCCCGTTGTTGGCTTCGTTGCCGTTGCCGCAATCACCCTCATCGCGGTCCGCCTCCTCACCTCCTCCTCCTCCGGCTCAGCCGCTCCTGCTTCAGTCGAAGAGATGAAGACGCCTGCGCAACAAAGGGCCGAGCGTGAGCTCGAGGAGAAGCAGCTCACCGCCACCGGGAGCACCCCTCCCACGCTTACCGACGCTCCTCAGCCGTCTCAGCAGCCCGCAGAGTCGCCCTCCGCACCACCGAATCTGGCTCCCGCAGCTCCAGCGCCGCAGCCCACTCTCGCCTCGAGCGAGAATGCGCCCGCTCAGCAGCGGACTCGGCCGCGCGCTCCCTCCACCTCTCGAACACAAGCCCAAGCAGTTCCCGCCGCCACCTCGCCCACCACCCCCTTCCCCGCAGCCGCTACAGCCTCCGCGGCGCCGCCGCTGCGCGACCTCTCCTTCCGCAGTTCAGCAGGTACAGGAGCCCCTTCTTCCGCTCCCCCCAGCGGCAACGGCAGCGCCCTCGGCGTTCCGCGCGGCGCCCAAGTCGCTGTCCGCCTCGACGGCGTCGCAGACCCCGTCACCCCGGGCCCGGTGACGGTGATTCTCACCAAGCCTCTCCTCATCGGAGGACGCACCGTCATTCCGCAGGGAGCTCGTGCAGTCTGCGATGTCGGAAGCGTCACCAGCTCGCGCCTCGCCGTCACATGCGACACCCTCAACATCGGTGGCCAGGCGCACGCCTTCTCTGGCCTCCTCTACGGCCTCGACGGCCGTGCAGGCCTTCCCATCTCCATCTCTGGGGGCACCGAAAGCACCACCGCAAACGCTGCCGTCTCGACTGGCGAGCGCGTCACTCGCTCCATCCGTCCAGGTGGTGTCGTTGGCGAGCTCGTAGATGGCCTCACTGACGCCGCCGGCAACACCGCACGCCGAGCGACTTCGCCATCAGCCACCACCATGAGCGCTGTCCCACGCGGGACGTCTGCCTCGCTATTCGTCGTCCAGGCCTTCTGA
- a CDS encoding ATP-binding protein, with amino-acid sequence MPLPPTFKEVPLAHVLPYWWVGDGGLVLTDGTVVLSYRMSTLSIITETDDVVNVLADKFRTVLNAIPHGFQLQILRQSRPVDDRLFREYREAFKSSNPILREQRAHNGLHLQSLGLRTFDTFFFLSWPKALAQRDGKKDFVSRLIDFVSKRGRKDDITRALHDETFDQLRQRAALLARSLASCGIVIEPLTDEQLVETIFKMVNPGTHRRVPTLTDARPPRELPDAERLLYRSLSLREQLVQSGASQNMDTLFLGEPLAPHRVLSLKALPKTTEAAMLRQANRLSFDHWLSVGISIPDSEAKFEEVDRRRKRAQSWAAQSAVNIKADEQAAELEKALRHMESRDQRVFNLSVQILFGARDVWELEQRTTQAVSVFGDFHTPVVTPRMVQLRAWTSMLPGAAHLAPNPRTVLTDNVAHMLPVYDAWQGDQKPVWLAATRNNEPLSIDLRDPRADAWNFSVFGRTGSGKSFFILSQLTSAMLGQGSPVVVIDVGGGEDGSYYRICQLVGGDFVDLSLDGKNAINPFLAHEDLFVTDDGRPSAAPNEGKFNFLLNLAVLACYDPGVTTRTRVGDRILRDAIVMTYARLGRARPPLFSDLADTLSHHYSGEDAADELLSRSFAKTLRAFLAGPAGKLLNQQTKVKLGSSFTVFDLKGLENLGDVATAMLYVVSSYVWNMIGKKDRTELAFVIYDETWKVTRHPTAAEIQEELYRTARKLRAGVVSITQKLEDFLNSPASKAVLSNTIRTFLLRHKDGHKTVADMLNLNEVELDLFKGLHTKKGYYSEVLMKTDSQSAVVRYSPSPWDYWVNTTDALDKELERKLLPQFGGDRLATVRHLVATYPNGASAGPVGSSSKVPHAA; translated from the coding sequence ATGCCCCTCCCACCGACGTTCAAGGAAGTGCCCTTGGCCCATGTCCTGCCGTACTGGTGGGTAGGGGATGGGGGCCTGGTCCTCACCGACGGCACAGTCGTCTTGTCCTACCGAATGAGCACACTCTCCATCATCACCGAGACTGATGATGTGGTGAACGTGCTCGCCGACAAGTTCAGGACTGTGCTCAACGCGATTCCGCACGGCTTCCAGCTCCAGATTCTCCGGCAGAGCCGTCCTGTCGACGACCGCCTCTTCCGTGAATACCGAGAGGCATTCAAATCCTCGAATCCCATCTTGAGGGAGCAGAGGGCCCACAACGGCCTCCACCTGCAATCACTCGGACTTAGAACCTTCGACACCTTCTTCTTTCTCTCCTGGCCGAAGGCGCTGGCCCAGCGAGATGGAAAGAAGGACTTCGTCTCACGCCTCATCGACTTCGTCTCGAAGCGCGGGCGCAAGGACGACATCACCCGTGCTCTCCATGACGAGACGTTTGACCAGCTCCGCCAACGTGCAGCGCTGCTCGCTCGCTCTCTCGCATCGTGCGGCATTGTCATCGAGCCGCTCACCGACGAGCAGCTCGTCGAGACCATCTTCAAGATGGTCAACCCGGGGACGCACCGACGGGTTCCCACGTTGACCGATGCGCGTCCTCCGAGAGAACTGCCGGACGCCGAACGGCTGCTCTACCGCAGCCTCAGCCTCAGAGAGCAACTCGTCCAGTCCGGCGCGAGCCAGAACATGGACACTCTTTTTCTCGGAGAGCCACTCGCCCCTCACCGCGTCCTCTCGTTGAAGGCCCTGCCGAAGACGACCGAGGCGGCCATGCTCCGCCAGGCCAACCGCCTCTCCTTCGACCACTGGCTCTCCGTCGGAATCTCAATCCCCGACTCCGAAGCGAAATTCGAGGAGGTCGACCGGCGCCGAAAGCGAGCCCAGTCGTGGGCAGCCCAGAGCGCGGTGAACATCAAGGCGGACGAGCAAGCCGCGGAGCTCGAGAAGGCGCTGCGTCACATGGAGTCTCGGGACCAACGAGTCTTCAATCTCTCGGTGCAGATCTTGTTCGGCGCGCGCGACGTCTGGGAGCTCGAGCAGCGGACGACGCAGGCGGTGTCCGTCTTCGGAGACTTCCATACGCCAGTCGTGACACCTCGCATGGTCCAACTCCGTGCCTGGACAAGCATGCTGCCTGGTGCCGCTCACCTCGCACCCAATCCGAGGACGGTGCTCACTGACAACGTGGCCCACATGCTGCCCGTATATGACGCATGGCAGGGAGACCAGAAGCCCGTCTGGCTCGCGGCGACGCGCAACAACGAACCGCTCTCCATCGACCTGCGAGACCCGCGAGCAGACGCCTGGAACTTCTCCGTGTTCGGGAGAACGGGCTCCGGCAAGAGCTTCTTCATTCTCTCGCAGCTCACGTCCGCAATGCTCGGCCAGGGCAGCCCCGTCGTCGTCATCGACGTTGGAGGTGGCGAAGACGGCTCCTACTACCGCATTTGCCAGCTCGTCGGAGGCGACTTTGTCGACCTGTCGCTCGACGGGAAGAACGCCATCAACCCGTTCCTCGCCCACGAGGACCTCTTCGTCACCGACGATGGGCGCCCCTCTGCCGCTCCGAATGAAGGCAAGTTCAACTTCCTTCTGAATCTCGCTGTTCTCGCTTGCTACGACCCCGGCGTCACCACCCGGACACGCGTCGGCGACCGCATCCTCCGCGATGCCATCGTCATGACGTATGCGCGACTCGGCCGCGCCCGCCCGCCACTTTTCTCGGACTTGGCCGACACCTTGAGTCATCACTACAGCGGTGAAGACGCGGCCGACGAACTTCTCTCACGCAGCTTCGCGAAGACGCTCCGCGCCTTCTTGGCTGGCCCGGCCGGCAAGCTTCTCAACCAGCAGACGAAGGTGAAGCTCGGGAGCTCGTTCACCGTGTTCGACCTCAAGGGGCTCGAGAACCTCGGCGACGTCGCGACGGCCATGCTCTACGTCGTCAGCTCTTACGTCTGGAACATGATTGGAAAGAAGGACCGCACAGAGCTCGCATTCGTCATCTACGACGAGACTTGGAAAGTCACTCGGCACCCGACGGCCGCTGAGATTCAAGAGGAGCTCTACCGAACCGCGCGAAAGCTCCGCGCTGGCGTCGTCTCCATCACTCAGAAGCTCGAGGACTTCCTCAACAGTCCTGCCTCAAAGGCGGTCCTCAGCAACACCATCCGGACATTCCTGCTTCGCCACAAGGACGGCCACAAAACCGTCGCTGACATGCTGAACCTGAACGAGGTGGAGCTCGACCTCTTCAAAGGCCTTCACACGAAGAAGGGCTACTACTCAGAAGTCCTGATGAAGACCGATTCCCAGTCGGCCGTCGTCCGCTACTCCCCGTCGCCCTGGGACTACTGGGTCAACACCACAGACGCCCTCGACAAGGAGCTCGAGCGAAAGCTCCTCCCCCAGTTCGGGGGGGACCGTCTGGCAACCGTCCGTCATCTCGTCGCAACCTATCCGAACGGGGCTTCCGCAGGCCCTGTCGGCTCCTCCTCGAAGGTGCCTCATGCCGCATAA
- a CDS encoding type IV secretory system conjugative DNA transfer family protein, translating into MSQPQQGETKVRTGRDTSFLSLLVAVVVGGAAVISSAAPHLPEELVSLRGLIARPWLFGGLVALVGLPVAVSMGFDFAAAQRRTYEPPAVRVQVSRSLVYGAGLLVTLGAAVLCLHPTGLLTLAASDSIGAWSCALGMPLAVSAWVLCFRPRRFIVAAPPSWREAASVLQDTNDFLLGWQSEDWKRGPLHGGGDRRWFVLPEYGLFANAYCLGGIGSGKTFTVIKPMLEQALYKWAGDRVVEYAGEKVSTRDMRVGIFLLDYKGNNAAYVLERAKALGRSADVMVITPGGEWSINPLSNGTPQQVAQKLVAALEVMTSQQSNSYYRKMQLEFANHAMAVLQDVLGPGKATLRDLYDFTTDPACQSKFLEAAKPKASLSWRWFETQWKQEDPSEQMMLTKGFRADLSQFVTPELAPTFCRSDSNFPGWRSLPNDGKIVVYSMNVDEWGPVARALGIFMLMDFQLQMLARTTTRFKETGGNTRRLVMCFADEVWAYMNPGLAEFTAVSREARCCTLAAHQSIDQVPLQYRATMVGNFRTPIILGINDPLSCETFSKVFGTHKVVRRSRSESAGYAGVSHGVLSETVIAKAGGESRSVSYSESEVDEPRFSPDELTRLPKFHAVVQVFDGAIVRPPVVVQLVPGHEALLA; encoded by the coding sequence ATGAGCCAGCCACAGCAGGGAGAAACGAAAGTCCGGACTGGGAGAGACACATCGTTTCTGTCCCTTCTTGTTGCTGTCGTGGTTGGGGGCGCAGCTGTCATCAGCAGTGCGGCCCCCCATCTCCCTGAAGAGCTCGTGTCTCTTCGGGGGCTGATTGCACGCCCGTGGCTCTTTGGCGGGCTTGTAGCCCTTGTGGGCCTGCCCGTGGCTGTATCGATGGGCTTCGACTTCGCGGCAGCTCAGCGACGCACCTACGAGCCTCCAGCAGTCCGCGTCCAGGTCAGTCGCTCACTCGTCTATGGCGCTGGCCTTCTCGTCACTCTCGGAGCAGCGGTCCTCTGCCTCCATCCGACAGGTCTACTGACCCTTGCGGCCAGCGACTCCATCGGCGCCTGGTCCTGCGCTCTTGGGATGCCGCTGGCGGTCTCTGCATGGGTTCTCTGCTTCCGTCCTCGGAGATTCATCGTCGCGGCACCGCCCTCGTGGCGTGAAGCTGCCTCGGTGCTCCAGGACACCAACGACTTCCTTCTCGGCTGGCAATCCGAAGATTGGAAGCGCGGTCCTCTTCATGGTGGTGGAGACCGCCGCTGGTTCGTCCTCCCGGAATATGGCCTCTTCGCAAATGCCTACTGCCTGGGAGGAATCGGCTCGGGAAAGACCTTCACCGTCATCAAGCCGATGTTGGAGCAGGCGCTCTATAAATGGGCTGGCGACCGCGTCGTCGAGTATGCGGGAGAGAAGGTCAGCACACGCGACATGCGCGTGGGCATCTTCCTGCTCGACTACAAGGGGAACAACGCGGCCTATGTCCTCGAACGGGCGAAGGCCCTTGGGCGTTCCGCCGACGTCATGGTCATAACCCCCGGAGGAGAGTGGAGCATCAACCCGCTCTCGAACGGAACGCCGCAGCAGGTCGCGCAGAAGCTTGTTGCGGCTCTGGAGGTCATGACCTCCCAGCAGAGCAATTCGTACTACCGAAAGATGCAGTTGGAGTTCGCGAACCACGCGATGGCCGTCCTCCAGGATGTCCTCGGACCGGGAAAGGCCACCCTCCGCGACCTCTACGACTTCACAACCGACCCGGCCTGCCAGTCGAAGTTCTTGGAGGCCGCGAAGCCGAAAGCATCGCTGAGCTGGCGGTGGTTCGAGACGCAGTGGAAGCAGGAAGACCCCAGCGAGCAGATGATGCTCACGAAGGGTTTCCGGGCCGACTTGTCTCAGTTCGTCACGCCGGAGCTGGCTCCGACCTTCTGCCGGAGCGACTCAAATTTTCCTGGATGGAGGTCACTCCCGAACGACGGGAAAATCGTCGTCTACTCGATGAACGTCGACGAGTGGGGCCCTGTTGCTCGGGCCCTCGGCATCTTCATGTTGATGGACTTTCAACTCCAGATGCTCGCGCGGACCACCACGCGCTTCAAGGAGACCGGAGGGAACACGCGGCGGCTGGTGATGTGTTTCGCCGACGAGGTCTGGGCATACATGAACCCCGGCCTCGCGGAGTTCACGGCTGTGAGCCGTGAAGCTCGCTGCTGCACCCTCGCGGCTCACCAGAGCATCGACCAGGTGCCCCTCCAGTATCGAGCCACCATGGTCGGCAATTTCAGAACGCCGATCATCTTGGGGATCAATGACCCCTTGTCGTGCGAGACCTTCTCCAAGGTATTCGGCACACACAAGGTGGTGCGGCGGAGCCGCTCGGAGTCGGCTGGCTACGCCGGTGTTTCACACGGCGTCCTCTCGGAGACCGTCATCGCAAAGGCTGGCGGCGAGTCTCGTTCGGTCAGCTACTCGGAATCCGAAGTCGACGAACCCCGCTTCTCGCCAGACGAGCTGACCCGCCTGCCCAAGTTTCATGCCGTCGTTCAGGTCTTCGACGGCGCCATCGTCCGCCCTCCCGTCGTGGTCCAGCTCGTGCCTGGCCACGAAGCCCTCCTCGCCTGA